Proteins from a genomic interval of Lycium ferocissimum isolate CSIRO_LF1 chromosome 2, AGI_CSIRO_Lferr_CH_V1, whole genome shotgun sequence:
- the LOC132044199 gene encoding serine/threonine-protein kinase EDR1-like isoform X1 has product MEKTGNDTGPASLPPDSPWWPADISKKLQQITLVSSEDKTNSTVLSSKQEPEGLASKRASQILWDTGELAEPIPDGFYFVIPERRFKEHFDTIPSLDDLYALETEGLRPNVILVNLHKDKKLSMLKQLTLTLVKGLSSTPAVAVKKIAGLVCDFYKHPKYKSTHVSGTLEEVSHALGSQGIHMLCQMKDGSCHSRAILFKVLADTVGLECKLIVGLPRGAALECTDSSKHIHVTVILDSIELLVDLMHYPGKLFPYSTKQLHRSHFFGESDSVETDSCNSPMDPISPTCFSSDYSGTGSPEHPFFRGPGRSILGGRAHSFKDCSYDVTSSRSAGASPIHTRRRRRRSISMIPEIGDDIVRVVREMNASMKRNHLSGEQATFDLSTRKREDNSDHQVLNYRPDDLNTGNGEKGQAPHFHRKCLTSDKAISLPSSPRWSYGRGKAGGIFGSPDMTSRLDKVIESSRILNKPLLPFDEWNIDFSEITIGARVGIGFFGEVFRCSWNGTEVAVKVFLEQDLTEENIEDFANEISILSRIRHPNVILFLGACTTPPRLSVVTEFMEMGSLYHLIHVSGQKNNLSWQRRLKMLCDICRGLMCIHRMKIVHRDIKSGNCLVNKHYKVKICDFGLSRSLTPTPVQDSSSAGTPEWMAPELIRNEPFTEKCDIFSLGVIIWELYTLKKPWEGVPPLQVVYAVANDGKRLEIPEGPLGKLIADCWAEPDERPSCEEILSRLGECRSSAN; this is encoded by the exons ATGGAGAAGACAGGAAATGATACGGGGCCAGCATCTCTGCCTCCTGATTCTCCTTGGTGGCCAGCAGATATTTCCAAGAAACTACAGCAGATCACTCTGGTTTCTTCAGAAGATAAAACAAACTCTACTGTATTGAGCAGCAAGCAGGAGCCAGAGGGGTTAGCATCAAAGAGAGCGTCTCAGATTCTGTGGGACACAGGGGAGCTTGCAGAACCTATTCCTGATGGTTTCTACTTTGTTATTCCA GAAAGAAGATTCAAGGAGCACTTCGATACTATTCCATCTTTGGATGACCTTTATGCTTTGGAGACAGAGGGTCTTCGACCTAATGTTATTCTTGTCAATCTGCATAAAGATAAGAAGCTTTCCATGTTAAAACAGCTGACTCTCACATTAGTGAAAGGATTGAGTTCGACTCCAGCTGTAGCGGTGAAGAAGATTGCAGGGTTG GTTTGTGATTTCTATAAGCATCCAAAGTACAAGTCCACTCATGTGAGTGGTACACTTGAGGAGGTCTCACATGCTTTGGGTAGTCAAGGAATACACATGCTCTGCCAAATGAAAGATGGTTCCTGCCATTCTCGAGCAATCTTATTCAAAGTTCTTGCTGATACCGTGGGCCTTGAGTGCAAGTTGATTGTG GGTTTACCAAGAGGAGCAGCACTGGAGTGCACAGATTCTTCTAAGCACATCCATGTCACAGTCATCCTGGATTCCATAGAACTACTGGTTGACCTTATGCATTATCCTGGCAAGCTGTTTCCTTATTCAACAAAGCAGCTGCATCGCTCACATTTCTTTGGTGAGAGTGATTCTGTAGAAACTGATTCATGTAACTCACCGATGGATCCCATAAGTCCTACCTGTTTCAGTTCCGACTACAGTGGCACTGGAAG TCCTGAGCATCCTTTCTTCAGAGGACCTGGGAGATCCATTCTTGGTGGTCGTGCACATTCTTTCAAGGACTGCAGCTATGACGTTACTTCTTCAAG GTCTGCTGGTGCATCACCTATACACACTCGTAGAAGAAGACGGAGGTCCATTAGCATGATTCCGGAAATTGGTGATGACATTGTAAG GGTTGTTCGGGAAATGAATGCATCTATGAAGAGAAATCATCTTTCAGGGGAACAAGCAACATTTGATTTGTCTACACGGAAAAGGGAAGATAATTCTGATCATCAA GTACTGAATTACCGTCCAGATGACCTAAATACAGGAAATGGTGAAAAAGGTCAAGCACCGCATTTTCACAGAAAGTGCTTGACATCTGACAAAGCAATCTCGCTGCCTTCATCTCCGCGCTGGAGCTATGGTAGAGGCAAGGCAGGAGGAATTTTTGGCAGTCCTGATATGACGTCAAGATTGGACAAAGTAATAGAATCATCAAGGATCCTCAACAAACCATTGTTACCATTTGATGAATGGAACATTGACTTCTCTGAGATCACCATTGGAGCTCGTGTTGGAATTG GGTTTTTTGGAGAAGTCTTTCGCTGTAGTTGGAATGGAACAGAGGTTGCAGTTAAAGTTTTCCTAGAACAAGACTTGACTGAAgagaacattgaagattttGCCAATGAAATATCCATCCTGAG CCGCATTCGCCACCCAAATG TAATATTGTTCCTTGGTGCTTGCACAACTCCTCCTCGTTTATCCGTGGTTACTGAATTCATGGAAATGGGATCCCTATATCATCTGATCCATGTAAGTGGACAGAAGAATAACCTCAGCTGGCAAAGGAGATTGAAAATGCTTTGTGATATATGCAG GGGGCTGATGTGTATACATAGGATGAAAATTGTGCATCGTGATATAAAGAGTGGAAACTGCCTCGTAAATAAACATTACAAAGTCAAGATCTGTGATTTTGGGCTGTCACGGTCACTGACTCCAACGCCCGTGCAAGATTCTTCCTCAGCAGGTACACCAGAATGGATGGCACCAGAGCTTATCCGTAACGAACCTTTCACCGAGAAATGTGACATTTTTAGTCTTGGGGTCATAATATGGGAGCTGTACACGCTCAAAAAACCATGGGAAGGTGTTCCACCTCTCCAG GTCGTATATGCTGTTGCTAATGATGGAAAACGGCTGGAAATTCCTGAAGGTCCTTTGGGAAAGCTAATTGCAG ATTGCTGGGCAGAACCAGATGAACGGCCTAGTTGTGAGGAAATCTTGTCACGTCTAGGAGAATGTAGGTCTTCTGCCAATTGA
- the LOC132044199 gene encoding serine/threonine-protein kinase EDR1-like isoform X2: MEKTGNDTGPASLPPDSPWWPADISKKLQQITLVSSEDKTNSTVLSSKQEPEGLASKRASQILWDTGELAEPIPDGFYFVIPERRFKEHFDTIPSLDDLYALETEGLRPNVILVNLHKDKKLSMLKQLTLTLVKGLSSTPAVAVKKIAGLVCDFYKHPKYKSTHVSGTLEEVSHALGSQGIHMLCQMKDGSCHSRAILFKVLADTVGLECKLIVGLPRGAALECTDSSKHIHVTVILDSIELLVDLMHYPGKLFPYSTKQLHRSHFFGESDSVETDSCNSPMDPISPTCFSSDYSGTGSPEHPFFRGPGRSILGGRAHSFKDCSYDVTSSRVVREMNASMKRNHLSGEQATFDLSTRKREDNSDHQVLNYRPDDLNTGNGEKGQAPHFHRKCLTSDKAISLPSSPRWSYGRGKAGGIFGSPDMTSRLDKVIESSRILNKPLLPFDEWNIDFSEITIGARVGIGFFGEVFRCSWNGTEVAVKVFLEQDLTEENIEDFANEISILSRIRHPNVILFLGACTTPPRLSVVTEFMEMGSLYHLIHVSGQKNNLSWQRRLKMLCDICRGLMCIHRMKIVHRDIKSGNCLVNKHYKVKICDFGLSRSLTPTPVQDSSSAGTPEWMAPELIRNEPFTEKCDIFSLGVIIWELYTLKKPWEGVPPLQVVYAVANDGKRLEIPEGPLGKLIADCWAEPDERPSCEEILSRLGECRSSAN, translated from the exons ATGGAGAAGACAGGAAATGATACGGGGCCAGCATCTCTGCCTCCTGATTCTCCTTGGTGGCCAGCAGATATTTCCAAGAAACTACAGCAGATCACTCTGGTTTCTTCAGAAGATAAAACAAACTCTACTGTATTGAGCAGCAAGCAGGAGCCAGAGGGGTTAGCATCAAAGAGAGCGTCTCAGATTCTGTGGGACACAGGGGAGCTTGCAGAACCTATTCCTGATGGTTTCTACTTTGTTATTCCA GAAAGAAGATTCAAGGAGCACTTCGATACTATTCCATCTTTGGATGACCTTTATGCTTTGGAGACAGAGGGTCTTCGACCTAATGTTATTCTTGTCAATCTGCATAAAGATAAGAAGCTTTCCATGTTAAAACAGCTGACTCTCACATTAGTGAAAGGATTGAGTTCGACTCCAGCTGTAGCGGTGAAGAAGATTGCAGGGTTG GTTTGTGATTTCTATAAGCATCCAAAGTACAAGTCCACTCATGTGAGTGGTACACTTGAGGAGGTCTCACATGCTTTGGGTAGTCAAGGAATACACATGCTCTGCCAAATGAAAGATGGTTCCTGCCATTCTCGAGCAATCTTATTCAAAGTTCTTGCTGATACCGTGGGCCTTGAGTGCAAGTTGATTGTG GGTTTACCAAGAGGAGCAGCACTGGAGTGCACAGATTCTTCTAAGCACATCCATGTCACAGTCATCCTGGATTCCATAGAACTACTGGTTGACCTTATGCATTATCCTGGCAAGCTGTTTCCTTATTCAACAAAGCAGCTGCATCGCTCACATTTCTTTGGTGAGAGTGATTCTGTAGAAACTGATTCATGTAACTCACCGATGGATCCCATAAGTCCTACCTGTTTCAGTTCCGACTACAGTGGCACTGGAAG TCCTGAGCATCCTTTCTTCAGAGGACCTGGGAGATCCATTCTTGGTGGTCGTGCACATTCTTTCAAGGACTGCAGCTATGACGTTACTTCTTCAAG GGTTGTTCGGGAAATGAATGCATCTATGAAGAGAAATCATCTTTCAGGGGAACAAGCAACATTTGATTTGTCTACACGGAAAAGGGAAGATAATTCTGATCATCAA GTACTGAATTACCGTCCAGATGACCTAAATACAGGAAATGGTGAAAAAGGTCAAGCACCGCATTTTCACAGAAAGTGCTTGACATCTGACAAAGCAATCTCGCTGCCTTCATCTCCGCGCTGGAGCTATGGTAGAGGCAAGGCAGGAGGAATTTTTGGCAGTCCTGATATGACGTCAAGATTGGACAAAGTAATAGAATCATCAAGGATCCTCAACAAACCATTGTTACCATTTGATGAATGGAACATTGACTTCTCTGAGATCACCATTGGAGCTCGTGTTGGAATTG GGTTTTTTGGAGAAGTCTTTCGCTGTAGTTGGAATGGAACAGAGGTTGCAGTTAAAGTTTTCCTAGAACAAGACTTGACTGAAgagaacattgaagattttGCCAATGAAATATCCATCCTGAG CCGCATTCGCCACCCAAATG TAATATTGTTCCTTGGTGCTTGCACAACTCCTCCTCGTTTATCCGTGGTTACTGAATTCATGGAAATGGGATCCCTATATCATCTGATCCATGTAAGTGGACAGAAGAATAACCTCAGCTGGCAAAGGAGATTGAAAATGCTTTGTGATATATGCAG GGGGCTGATGTGTATACATAGGATGAAAATTGTGCATCGTGATATAAAGAGTGGAAACTGCCTCGTAAATAAACATTACAAAGTCAAGATCTGTGATTTTGGGCTGTCACGGTCACTGACTCCAACGCCCGTGCAAGATTCTTCCTCAGCAGGTACACCAGAATGGATGGCACCAGAGCTTATCCGTAACGAACCTTTCACCGAGAAATGTGACATTTTTAGTCTTGGGGTCATAATATGGGAGCTGTACACGCTCAAAAAACCATGGGAAGGTGTTCCACCTCTCCAG GTCGTATATGCTGTTGCTAATGATGGAAAACGGCTGGAAATTCCTGAAGGTCCTTTGGGAAAGCTAATTGCAG ATTGCTGGGCAGAACCAGATGAACGGCCTAGTTGTGAGGAAATCTTGTCACGTCTAGGAGAATGTAGGTCTTCTGCCAATTGA
- the LOC132044218 gene encoding trihelix transcription factor ENAP1-like, translating to MGEITESSTQITAPFRPLPFREDCWSEDATWTLVDAWGRRYLELNRGNLRQKDWQDVANSVNALHGHTKKTHRTDVQCKNRIDTLKKKYKAEKAKIVESNGTLTSSWPFFQRLDMLIGNSDKKVTSVTVSTPPLPMGVPLPYRRPMTANAVVTPVILPQKRQLPAFDESYFRRNYSAVAAAAAAGGEEEYDDDDDDVEEDDDVEVVEEDSGIRKLAKAIERFGEIYERVEGMKQRQMVELEKQRMQFAKDLEVQRMQLFMDTQVQLEKIKHTKRSGSDDVYS from the coding sequence ATGGGTGAAATTACTGAATCATCCACACAGATAACGGCGCCGTTTAGGCCGTTACCTTTCCGTGAGGATTGTTGGAGTGAAGATGCTACATGGACTCTTGTTGATGCTTGGGGACGGCGATATCTGGAATTGAACCGTGGAAATCTCCGTCAAAAGGATTGGCAAGATGTGGCAAACTCCGTTAATGCCCTTCATGGACATACGAAGAAAACTCATCGAACCGATGTGCAGTGTAAGAATCGGATTGATACGTTGAAAAAGAAGTATAAAGCTGAAAAGGCGAAAATCGTTGAATCTAACGGAACCCTAACTTCATCCTGGCCTTTCTTCCAACGGCTTGATATGTTAATCGGTAACTCCGATAAGAAAGTTACGTCCGTAACGGTTTCAACACCGCCGTTACCTATGGGAGTGCCGTTGCCTTACCGCCGACCGATGACAGCCAATGCGGTGGTGACACCTGTTATTTTGCCGCAGAAACGGCAGTTACCTGCGTTTGATGAGTCGTATTTTAGGAGGAATTATTCGGCGGTGGCGGCTGCAGCAGCGGCAGGTGGGGAAGAggagtatgatgatgatgatgatgacgtgGAGGAGGATGATGATGTGGAGGTGGTTGAGGAGGATAGTGGGATAAGGAAGCTAGCGAAGGCGATAGAGAGATTTGGAGAGATATATGAGAGAGTTGAAGGGATGAAACAGAGACAAATGGTGGAGTTGGAGAAGCAAAGGATGCAATTTGCTAAGGATTTGGAAGTACAAAGGATGCAGTTGTTTATGGATACACAAGTCCAGCTTGAAAAGATTAAGCATACTAAGCGGTCGGGGTCTGATG